The following proteins are co-located in the Tiliqua scincoides isolate rTilSci1 chromosome 8, rTilSci1.hap2, whole genome shotgun sequence genome:
- the UBE2G1 gene encoding ubiquitin-conjugating enzyme E2 G1, with translation MTELQSALLLRRQLAELNKNPVEGFSAGLIDDNDLYRWEVLIIGPPDTLYEGGVFKAHLTFPKDYPLRPPKMKFITEIWHPNVDKNGDVCISILHEPGEDKYGYEKPEERWLPIHTVETIMISVISMLADPNGDSPANVDAAKEWREDRNGEFKRKVARCVRKSQETAFE, from the exons AGCTCAACAAAAACCCAGTGGAAGGCTTTTCAGCAGGGTTAATAGATGACAATGATCTTTACCGATGGGAAGTCCTTATTATTGGTCCTCCAGATACACTGTA TGAAGGTGGCGTCTTCAAGGCTCACCTTACTTTCCCAAAGGACTATCCACTCAGGCCGCCAAAAATGAAGTTTATCACAGAAATATGGCATCCAAATG TTGACAAAAACGGAGATGTCTGTATTTCCATCCTTCATGAGCCAGGAGAAGACAAGTATGGCTATGAGAAACCTGAAGAGCGCTGGCTTCCCATCCATACTGTGGAAACCATTATGATTAGTGTAATTTCTATGCTGGCGGATCCCAATGGTGACTCTCCTGCTAATGTGGATGCAGCG AAAGAATGGAGGGAAGATAGAAATGGAGAATTCAAAAGGAAAGTTGCCCGCTGTGTAAGAAAAAGCCAAGAGACTGCTTTTGAGTGA